From a region of the Solanum stenotomum isolate F172 chromosome 2, ASM1918654v1, whole genome shotgun sequence genome:
- the LOC125856170 gene encoding probable LRR receptor-like serine/threonine-protein kinase At4g36180 — protein sequence MEKHIFLLILLFLVQFPISIASSNETDQQALLAFQNLITSPNQFLANNWTKNASFCSWFGGTCSTRRLRVVALALPNLQLQGTISLSLANMSFLRELNLENNLFNGGIPYGLGQLPHLRVIDFQNNQLQGSIPTSLFQHQRVRIISLAFNELSGEMWKGPWYVPELKVLDLANNSLTGIIPPYVGNATKLMNFDLSGSRINGTIPMEIGNLSQLASLSLVDNQLTGFIPGSLFNISSLLGVTLGLNHLSGPLLLDERNIESNLKILSISFNQISGHIPSNICQLTQLKILSLSFNNITGDIPKNIGCLAKLEMFLISENAISGTIPVSLGNISTLQYLDSGDNRLEGQVLQELGKLSNLRVLNFHKNFNLIGQIPKAIFNISSLEAIDFSFNSLSGRIPATTDLHLPNLKEFMLAFNQLEGEMPQYIANASKLEILTLNYNFLTVAIPTNLGNLRELQSLFLDHNQLTNEPREPELLFLNSLVNCRMLKYLDVGFNLLNGVLPNSIGNLSSTIEVFDIRNAHIYGLIPTSIGNMSGLISLVFNENNLTGYIPLEIGKLKQLQGLYLNNNKLQGHIPEAVCHLSHLVELAMDGNELSGSIPECLGNLGMLLYLSLGSNKFSPKFPSSLWKMSGLLYLNMSHNSIEGEVPPTIGELKAIEELYLSGNHFSGQIPSRLGELQRLKSLDLSNNSFSGSIPLSITNLMSLEDLDLSLNALSGTIPKSLEKLSYLTSINVSFNDLEGEIPSGGVFVNSTLLSFLGNKGLCGMHMSFPLVLSLILDNNQCLRNLC from the coding sequence ATGGAGAAGCACATTTTCTTACTGATACTTCTCTTTTTAGTTCAATTTCCTATATCAATTGCTTCCTCAAATGAGACTGACCAACAAGCCCTACTAGCTTTCCAAAATCTTATTACAAGTCCCAATCAATTTTTGGCTAATAATTGGACCAAGAATGCATCTTTTTGCTCTTGGTTCGGTGGCACGTGCAGTACAAGAAGGCTAAGGGTTGTGGCCTTGGCTCTTCCTAATTTGCAACTTCAAGGCACAATTTCCCTGTCTTTGGCCAATATGTCCTTTCTCAGAGAGCTCAATCTCGAGAACAACTTATTCAATGGTGGCATCCCTTACGGACTTGGCCAGTTGCCTCACTTGCGAGTCATTGATTTTCAAAACAATCAGCTCCAAGGAAGTATTCCAACAAGTCTATTTCAACACCAGAGAGTTCGAATCATTTCATTGGCTTTCAATGAACTCAGTGGTGAAATGTGGAAAGGGCCATGGTATGTACCAGAACTCAAAGTCTTAGATCTCGCGAACAATAGCCTCACAGGTATAATCCCTCCTTATGttggtaatgccacaaaattgatGAACTTCGATTTGTCTGGGAGTAGAATCAATGGTACCATTCCAATGGAAATTGGTAATTTGAGCCAACTTGCATCTTTGTCCTTGGTTGATAATCAGTTAACAGGTTTTATTCCTGGATCACTGTTTAACATTTCATCACTACTTGGCGTAACTCTGGGATTGAATCACCTTTCTGGTCCTCTCTTGCTTGATGAAAGGAATATTGAGTCAAATCTGAAGATACTAAGTATATCTTTCAATCAAATTTCTGGTCACATTCCTTCTAACATATGCCAACTCACACAGCTCAAAATTTTGTCATTATCTTTCAATAACATAACTGGAGACATACCCAAAAATATTGGTTGTTTAGCCAAGCTCGAGATGTTCTTAATTAGTGAGAATGCAATAAGTGGGACTATTCCTGTTTCATTGGGCAATATTTCCACTCTGCAATATCTTGATTCGGGGGACAATCGGTTGGAGGgacaagttcttcaagaattagGGAAGCTATCAAATTTGAGGGTGTTAAACTTTCACAAGAATTTTAATCTTATTGGTCAAATTCCAAAGGCTATTTTCAATATATCTTCTTTGGAAGCGATTGATTTCAGTTTCAATAGCCTCTCAGGTAGAATTCCAGCCACTACTGATCTTCATCTTCCGAACCTTAAAGAGTTTATGTTGGCATTCAATCAGCTCGAAGGAGAAATGCCTCAATACATAGCAAATGCTTCCAAGCTTGAGATACTGACGCTAAATTATAACTTTCTGACAGTTGCTATTCCTACTAATTTAGGAAATCTTCGCGAGCTGCAATCACTGTTCCTAGATCATAATCAACTTACCAATGAACCAAGAGAGCCTGAGTTGTTATTCTTGAATTCTTTGGTGAACTGTAGGATGCTGAAATATCTAGATGTGGGTTTCAATCTGTTGAATGGCGTTCTTCCCAATTCTATTGGGAATCTTTCATCTACTATTGAAGTATTTGATATAAGAAATGCACACATCTATGGCCTCATTCCCACAAGTATAGGCAACATGAGCGGTCTTATATCCCTAGTCTTTAATGAAAACAACTTGACAGGATATATTCCTCTAGAGATTGGTAAGCTTAAACAACTCCAAGGTCTGTACCTAAATAACAATAAATTGCAGGGACATATTCCAGAGGCGGTATGCCATTTATCTCATTTGGTCGAATTAGCTATGGATGGTAATGAACTCTCTGGATCAATTCCAGAATGTTTAGGAAATCTTGGGATGCTACTATATCTTTCGTTGGGATCAAATAAATTTTCACCAAAATTTCCCTCGAGTCTTTGGAAGATGAGTGGACTTCTCTACCTAAACATGTCACATAATTCTATAGAGGGAGAAGTTCCACCAACTATTGGAGAACTGAAAGCCATTGAAGAACTATATCTTTCCGGTAATCACTTTTCAGGCCAGATACCAAGCAGATTGGGAGAGCTCCAAAGATTGAAGTCTCTTGACCTATCAAACAATTCATTTTCAGGCTCAATTCCATTATCCATTACCAACTTGATGAGCTTAGAAGACTTGGATTTGTCTTTAAATGCATTGTCAGGTACTATTCCCAAGTCTTTGGAAAAACTCTCATACCTTACAAGCATCAATGTTTCATTTAATGATTTAGAAGGTGAAATACCCAGTGGTGGTGTGTTTGTAAATTCCACTCTGCTATCATTTCTCGGGAACAAAGGTCTATGTGGAATGCACATGAGCTTCCCGCTTGTCCTATCACTAATCCTGGACAACAATCAGTGTCTAAGAAACTTGTGCTAA
- the LOC125856171 gene encoding receptor kinase-like protein Xa21 codes for MTFVEVSTVVALTLPNLQLQGTISLSLANLSFLRELNLENNLFHGGIPYGIGDLPRLRVIDIQNNQLRGSIPTSLFQHRRVQVISVAFNELGGEMWKGPYYVPELRVLYLRNNSLAGITPPSVGNATKLMSFDLSGNRIHGNIPMEIGNLSQLTELFLYDNQLTGSIPATLFNISSLLSLSLAINSLSGPLFLDEGNITSNLEFLGTIPTNLGNLGELQGLLLHDNQLTNEPREHELRFFNSLADCRMLKYLQVGNNLLNGTFPYSIGNLSSTIENFHIADAHINGLIPTSIGNMSGLTCLDLRENNLAGSIPPEIGKLKQLQGLYLNKNKLQGHISEVVCHLFNLVELVLHDSEFSGLIPECLGKFSMLQKLYLGSNKFSSKFPLSLWKISGLLYLSASRNSIEGEVPLDIGELKAIVGLYLHSNHFTGVIPSRFGELQNLQYLDVSNNSFFGQIPLSFANLINLEFLNLSSNALSGTIPKSLETLSYLKSINVSFNDLEGEIPSGGVFANSTLQSFLRNKGLCGMHILEIPACAINNPGKQSKLKEVLLKIVTPVVISSILIFLFVSAWIMKRKKKGKSKDVEKVPEIKTYQLISYYEIQRATNNFDGSNLIGEGSSGSVYKGTFSSGTTVAIKVLDLENEQVCKRFDTECEVMKNVRHRNLVAVITTCSSDYIRAFVLKYMSNGSLENWLYREPCHLNLLQRVTVMLDASMAIEYLHHGNDTAIVHCDIKQVNVLLDEDMVAHVGDFGISKILAVSKCMTQTETLGTLGYIAPEYGSEGIVSASGDVYSYDIMLMEVLTKRRPTNEEICNENLDLRRWITQSFSGSMMDIVDANLFCEEEQITRKSEICIASMIELAEMPESRITMKDVVKRLSKIKNTFLEM; via the exons ATGACTTTTGTAGAAGTTTCAACAG TTGTAGCCTTGACTCTTCCTAATTTGCAACTTCAAGGCACAATTTCCCTGTCTTTGGCCAATTTGTCCTTTCTCAGAGAGCTCAATCTCGAGAACAACTTATTCCATGGGGGCATCCCTTATGGCATTGGAGACTTGCCTCGCTTGCGAGTCATTGATATTCAAAACAATCAGCTCCGTGGAAGTATACCAACAAGTTTATTTCAACACCGGAGAGTTCAAGTAATTTCAGTAGCTTTCAATGAACTCGGTGGTGAAATGTGGAAAGGTCCATATTATGTACCCGAACTTAGAGTGTTATATCTCAGGAACAATAGTCTCGCAGGTATAACCCCTCCTTCTGTTGGAAATGCCACAAAATTGATGAGCTTTGATTTGTCTGGGAATAGAATCCATGGTAACATTCCAATGGAGATCGGTAATCTTAGCCAACTTACAGAGTTATTCTTGTACGACAATCAATTAACAGGTTCCATTCCTGCAACACTATTTAATATCTCATCGCTACTTTCTTTATCTCTGGCAATCAATAGCCTTTCCGGTCCTCTCTTTCTGGATGAAGGGAATATTACGTCAAACCTAGAGTTCTTAG GAACTATTCCTACTAATTTGGGGAATCTTGGTGAGCTCCAAGGTCTGCTCCTACATGATAATCAACTTACCAATGAACCAAGAGAGCATGAGTTGCGATTCTTCAATTCTTTGGCGGACTGTAGGATGTTGAAATATCTACAAGTGGGTAACAATCTGTTGAATGGCACTTTTCCCTATTCAATTGGGAATCTTTCATCTACTATTGAAAACTTTCATATAGCAGATGCACACATCAATGGCCTCATTCCCACAAGTATAGGCAACATGAGCGGTCTAACATGCCTAGACCTTAGAGAAAACAACTTGGCGGGAAGTATTCCTCCTGAGATTGGTAAGCTTAAACAACTCCAAGGGCtgtatctaaataaaaataaattacaggGACATATTTCAGAGGTGGTATGCCATTTGTTCAATTTGGTTGAATTAGTTCTGCATGATAGTGAGTTTTCTGGATTAATTCCAGAATGCTTAGGAAAATTTAGCATGCTTCAAAAGCTTTATTTGGGTTCtaataaattttcatcaaaatttccGTTGAGTCTTTGGAAGATTAGTGGTCTTCTCTATCTAAGTGCGTCACGAAATTCTATAGAGGGAGAAGTTCCATTAGATATTGGAGAACTGAAAGCCATTGTAGGACTATATCTTCACAGTAACCACTTTACAGGCGTGATACCAAGCAGATTCGGGGAACTCCAAAACCTGCAGTATCTTGACGTATCGAACAATTCATTTTTTGGCCAAATTCCATTATCCTTTGCCAACTTGATAAACttggaattcttgaatttgtctTCAAATGCATTGTCAGGTACTATTCCTAAGTCTTTGGAAACGCTCTCATACCTTAAAAGCATTAATGTTTCATTTAATGATTTAGAAGGTGAAATACCGAGTGGTGGCGTGTTTGCAAATTCCACTCTGCAATCCTTTCTCAGGAACAAAGGTCTATGTGGAAtgcacatattggagattcctGCTTGCGCTATCAATAATCCTGGAAAACAATCAAAGCTTAAGGAGGTTCTGCTAAAAATTGTTACTCCAGTGGTTATATCATCCATTCTGATATTCTTGTTTGTGTCAGCTTGGATAATGAAAcgaaagaagaaaggaaagtcCAAAGATGTTGAAAAGGTTCCGGAGATCAAGACGTATCAATTGATTTCTTATTATGAGATTCAACGAgcaacaaataattttgatggaTCCAATTTAATTGGTGAGGGAAGCTCTGGCTCTGTGTACAAAGGCACATTCTCAAGTGGAACTACGGTGGCCATAAAGGTTCTGGATTTGGAAAATGAGCAAGTATGCAAGAGGTTTGATACAGAATGCGAAGTGATGAAAAATGTCAGACATAGAAATCTTGTTGCAGTGATTACTACTTGTTCTAGTGACTATATAAGAGCCTTTGTTCTGAAATATATGTCAAACGGTAGTCTTGAGAATTGGTTGTACAGAGAACCTTGCCACTTGAACCTTCTTCAAAGAGTCACTGTAATGCTTGATGCGTCTATGGCAATTGAATATCTACATCATGGTAATGATACTGCGATAGTTCATTGCGACATAAAGCAAGTCAATGTTCTTTTGGATGAAGATATGGTGGCGCATGTTGGTGATTTTGGAATCTCTAAGATTTTAGCTGTAAGCAAGTGCATGACACAAACCGAGACATTGGGCACTCTTGGATACATCGCACCAG aATATGGCTCAGAAGGAATAGTGTCCGCTAGTGGTGATGTTTACAGTTACGACATCATGTTGATGGAGGTTTTGACGAAAAGAAGGCCAACAAATGAAGAGATATGCAATGAAAATCTTGACTTGAGGAGATGGATAACACAATCATTTTCAGGGAGTATGATGGACATTGTGGATGCCAACCTTTTTTGTGAGGAAGAACAAATCACTAGGAAAAGTGAAATCTGCATAGCCTCCATGATAGAATTGGCTGAAATGCCCGAATCAAGAATAACCATGAAGGATGTAGTCAAGAGGCTTAGCAAAATCAAGAACACATTTTTGGAAATGTAG
- the LOC125855009 gene encoding ribonucleoside-diphosphate reductase large subunit, which yields MYVVKRDGRQEAVHFDKITARLKKLSYGLSPDHCDPVLVSQKVCAGVYKGVTTSQLDELAAETAAALTANHPDYACLAARIAVSNLHKNTKKIFSETVKDMYNHVSERSGLKAPLISDEVYEIIMKNAARLDSEIIYDRDFDYDYFGFKTLERSYLLKIDGKVVERPQHMLMRVSVGIHKNDIESAIKTYHLMSQRWFTHASPTLFNAGTPRPQLSSCFLICMKDDSIEGIYDTLKECAVISKSAGGIGVSVHNIRGTGSYIRGTNGTSNGIIPMLRVFNDTARYVDQGGGKRKGAFAIYLEPWHSDIFEFLDLRKNHGKEEHRARDLFYALWVPDLFMERVQSNGQWSLFCPSEAPGLADCWGEDFEKLYTKYEREGKAKKVVQAQNLWFEILKSQIETGTPYMLYKDTCNRKSNQQNLGTIKSSNLCTEIIEYTSPTETAVCNLASIALPRYVREKEVPSESQPSKLVGSRGSKNRYFDFDKLAEVTALVTTNLNKIIDVNYYPVETAKRSNLRHRPIGLGVQGLADTFILLGMAFDSPEAQQLNKDIFETIYYHALKASSELAAKEGPYETYAGSPVSKGIVQPDMWGVTPSDRWDWGILREMIAKNGVRNSLLVAPMPTASTSQILGNNECFEPYTSNIYSRRVLSGEFVVVNKHLLHDLTEMGLWNPTLKNRIIYDDGSVQKIPEIPNDLKLIYKTVWEIKQRNLVDMAVDRGCYIDQSQSLNIHMDQPNFGKLTSLHFHTWSRGLKTGMYYLRSRAAADAIKFTVDTSMLKEKPETPVDEETKMAQMVCSLSNRDECMACGS from the exons ATGTATGTTGTGAAGAGAGATGGTCGTCAAGAAGCGGTTCATTTTGATAAGATTACTGCTAGGCTGAAGAAATTGAGTTATGGGCTTAGTCCTGATCACTGTGACCCGGTGCTCGTGTCTCAGAAGGTTTGTGCTGGTGTTTATAAAGGGGTTACTACGAGTCAGCTTGATGAATTGGCTGCTGAGACGGCGGCTGCTTTGACTGCGAATCATCCTGATTATGCTTGT CTGGCTGCTAGGATTGCTGTTTCCAATCTGCACAAgaacacaaagaaaatattttccgagaC GGTCAAGGACATGTACAACCATGTCAGTGAGAGATCTGGACTCAAGGCACCTTTGATTTCTGATGAAGTGTATGAGATTATAATGAAG AATGCAGCTCGATTGGACAGTGAGATCATATATGACAGGGACTTTGACTATGATTACTTTGGTTTCAAAACCCTGGAGCGGTCTTACCTCTTAAAGATTGATGGGAAAGTTGTAGAAAGGCCACAACATATGCTGATGAGAGTCTCTGTTGGGATACATAAGAATGATATTGAATCTGCCATCAAGACTTATCATTTGATGTCTCAGAGATGGTTCACTCATGCTTCTCCAACTCTTTTTAATGCTGGAACTCCAAGGCCTCAA TTAAGTAGCTGCTTCCTGATATGCATGAAAGATGATAGTATTGAGGGCATATATGACACTCTTAAGGAGTGTGCTGTTATTAGCAAATCTGCTGGAGGAATTGGAGTATCTGTGCACAATATTCGTGGTACTGGGAGTTATATTCGTGGAACAAATGGGACATCAAATGGAATTATTCCGATGCTACGTGTGTTTAATGACACTGCTCGATATGTTGACCAAGGAGGTGGCAAAAGAAAGG GTGCCTTTGCTATCTATCTTGAGCCCTGGCATTCTGATATATTTGAATTTCTGGATTTGAGGAAGAACCATGGAAAG GAAGAGCATCGGGCCAGAGATCTTTTCTATGCTCTTTGGGTGCCTGATCTTTTTATGGAGAGAGTCCAAAGCAATGGGCAATGGTCTTTATTTTGTCCAAGTGAGGCTCCTGGATTGGCAGATTGCTGGGGTGAAGATTTTGAGAAGCTATATACAAAGTATGAAAGAGAG GGTAAGGCTAAGAAGGTTGTGCAAGCACAAAATCTCTGGTTTGAGATCTTGAAGTCTCAGATAGAAACTGGGACCCCATACATGCTATATAAG GATACTTGTAACAGAAAAAGCAACCAGCAGAATCTTGGCACAATCAAGTCTTCTAACTTGTGTACGGAAATTATTGAATACACAAGTCCTACTGAAACTGCTGTGTGCAATCTTGCCTCAATTGCTCTTCCACGATATGTTAGAGAGAAG GAGGTCCCAAGTGAATCACAACCATCTAAGCTTGTTGGGAGCAGAGGCTCTAAAAACCGGTACTTTGATTTTGACAAACTGGCAGAG GTCACTGCATTGGTGACTACAAACCTGAACAAAATTATTGATGTCAACTACTACCCTGTTGAAACAGCAAAAAGGTCTAATTTACGACATAGACCTATTGGACTTGGGGTCCAGGGTCTTGCAGATACATTCATATTGCTTGGCATGGCATTTGATTCACCAGAG GCTCAACAGCTAAACAAAGACATATTTGAGACTATATACTACCATGCTTTAAAAGCTTCTTCTGAATTAGCTGCCAAGGAAGGCCCATATGAGACATATGCAGGAAGTCCAGTAAGCAAG GGTATTGTCCAGCCAGACATGTGGGGAGTAACACCCTCAGATCGATGGGATTGGGGTATTCTCCGTGAAATGATTGCAAAGAATGGTGTAAGAAACTCACTTCTTGTAGCTCCAATGCCAACTGCCTCAACCAGCCAAATTCTTGGAAATAATGAATGCTTTGAGCCATACACATCCAATATCTACAGCAGAAGAGTTCTAAG TGGTGAATTTGTTGTGGTGAACAAGCATCTTCTTCATGACTTAACTGAGATGGGGCTTTGGAATCCTACCCTCAAGAATAGGATAATTTATGATGATGGTTCTGTGCAGAAAATCCCAGAAATTCCAAATGATCTTAAACTCATATACAA GACTGTTTGGGAGATCAAGCAACGGAACTTGGTTGATATGGCTGTAGACCGTGGATGCTACATTGATCAGAGCCAGAGTCTCAACATCCATATGGACCAACCCAATTTTGGAAAGCTTACATCCCTGCATTTTCATACTTGGTCCAGG GGTTTAAAAACAGGAATGTACTATCTAAGATCACGCGCAGCAGCAGATGCAATCAAGTTCACAGTTGATACTTCCATGCTGAAG GAAAAACCTGAGACTCCAGTTGATGAAGAAACTAAAATGGCCCAGATGGTGTGTTCTTTGAGTAACCGTGATGAGTGTATGGCTTGTGGAAGTTAG